In the Solibacillus sp. FSL K6-1523 genome, one interval contains:
- a CDS encoding SprT family protein has product MTDEQVQKIVEELSIQHFNRPFIHQAYFNSRLKTTGGRYLLNSHHIELNKKMYDHFGMEELRGIILHELCHYHLHLLGRGYKHQDPDFKQLLNQVGAPRFCSRIEEVKKKAASAVHVYHCINCNQLYRRKRKMDVKKYCCSICGGSIELVCN; this is encoded by the coding sequence TTGACAGACGAACAAGTTCAAAAGATAGTTGAAGAACTTTCAATTCAACACTTTAACCGACCATTTATACACCAAGCTTATTTTAATAGCAGATTGAAAACGACAGGTGGAAGGTATTTATTGAATTCACATCATATTGAATTAAATAAAAAAATGTACGATCACTTCGGAATGGAGGAACTCCGAGGGATCATTTTACATGAACTTTGCCATTATCATTTGCATTTGTTAGGAAGAGGGTATAAACATCAAGATCCAGATTTTAAACAATTATTGAATCAAGTGGGGGCGCCACGTTTTTGTTCGAGGATTGAAGAGGTGAAGAAAAAAGCAGCATCAGCAGTTCATGTTTATCATTGTATCAATTGTAATCAGTTGTATAGAAGGAAACGAAAAATGGATGTTAAAAAGTATTGTTGTAGCATTTGTGGGGGAAGTATAGAGTTAGTATGTAATTGA
- a CDS encoding Tex family protein — protein MEQQQMLQMIAKETSVQVKQAEAVIKLLEEGNTVPFIARYRKEVTGSLDEVQIKAVEDRFHYIQQLETRKEEVLRLIEEQGKLTEELASAIQGATVLQRVEDLYRPYKQKRRTKATIAKERGLEPLANQLLKFTKQDTHQMAAQYINEEQGVSTDEDALAGARDILAERFADDATIREKLRTLSWREGKLATAVKNAEKDEKQVFEMYYEYEEPIHRMAPHRTLAVNRGEKEEILRVSIEVPIEKATIQMEYQWIPRNFVGPSVEQAKLAIADSYKRLIQPSIERELRGELTAKAETQAIHIFSENLRNLLLQPPMRGKFVLGVDPAYRTGCKLAVVDELGKMIEVGVIYPHTTSDTTKSKVAIKNILTKYPISIIAIGNGTASRETEQFIAELLKEVTQDVAYVIVNEAGASVYSASETARAEFPDLQVEQRSAVSIARRLQDPLSELVKIDPKAVGVGQYQHDVSQKQLAESLSFIVETAVNQVGVDVNTASASLLQYVSGLSKTVAENIVTMRGENGKFTSRAQLKKIPRLGAKTYEQAIGFLRIPEAKNPLDATGIHPESYKLAEEILQAASLTKKDVGTVKAEQAISQLGLSALGETLQVGEVTLKDIVGTLMKPSRDPRDAFPQPLLKTDVLQMKDLQVGMELQGTVRNVVDFGAFVDIGVKQDGLVHISKLQKGRVKHPLDVVSLGDIVTVWIESVEVNKGRISLTMLPPALQESI, from the coding sequence ATGGAACAACAACAAATGCTACAAATGATTGCAAAAGAAACGAGCGTACAAGTAAAGCAAGCAGAAGCGGTAATCAAATTGCTAGAAGAAGGTAATACCGTACCTTTTATCGCGCGCTATCGAAAAGAAGTAACAGGTTCTTTAGATGAAGTGCAAATTAAAGCTGTAGAAGATCGATTCCATTACATACAGCAACTTGAAACGAGAAAAGAGGAAGTTTTACGTTTAATTGAGGAGCAAGGAAAGCTTACAGAGGAATTAGCGAGTGCTATTCAAGGGGCCACTGTACTTCAACGTGTTGAGGATTTATATCGACCGTATAAACAAAAACGTCGAACAAAAGCTACGATTGCAAAAGAGCGCGGATTAGAACCACTAGCAAATCAATTGCTTAAATTTACAAAACAAGATACACATCAAATGGCTGCGCAGTATATAAATGAAGAGCAAGGAGTTAGCACAGATGAAGACGCTTTAGCCGGTGCACGAGATATACTTGCTGAACGTTTTGCTGATGATGCTACAATCCGTGAAAAGTTACGAACGCTTTCATGGCGTGAAGGAAAGCTTGCGACAGCGGTAAAAAATGCTGAAAAAGATGAGAAACAAGTTTTTGAAATGTATTATGAATACGAAGAGCCGATCCATCGAATGGCACCACATCGTACGTTGGCAGTCAATCGTGGAGAAAAAGAGGAAATTTTAAGAGTGTCGATTGAAGTACCGATTGAAAAAGCAACGATTCAAATGGAGTATCAATGGATTCCTCGAAATTTCGTTGGCCCATCTGTGGAGCAAGCGAAGTTAGCGATTGCAGATAGCTATAAACGTTTAATTCAGCCGTCTATTGAAAGGGAGTTGCGCGGCGAGTTAACGGCAAAAGCAGAAACACAAGCAATCCATATTTTCTCGGAAAACTTACGGAATTTATTATTACAACCACCGATGCGAGGAAAGTTTGTACTTGGTGTCGACCCGGCCTATCGAACGGGCTGTAAATTAGCAGTAGTCGATGAATTAGGGAAAATGATTGAGGTAGGTGTCATTTATCCACACACTACTTCAGATACAACAAAATCAAAGGTAGCAATAAAAAATATCTTAACAAAGTATCCGATTAGCATTATTGCAATTGGCAATGGGACAGCTTCACGTGAGACAGAGCAGTTTATTGCAGAGCTGTTGAAGGAAGTTACGCAGGATGTGGCATATGTCATCGTTAATGAAGCAGGGGCATCTGTTTATTCTGCTTCTGAAACAGCGCGTGCAGAGTTCCCAGATTTACAAGTAGAACAACGGAGTGCGGTATCGATTGCACGCCGATTACAAGATCCGCTATCTGAATTGGTGAAAATAGATCCGAAAGCTGTAGGTGTAGGGCAGTATCAACATGATGTTTCGCAAAAGCAATTAGCGGAATCCCTTTCGTTTATTGTGGAAACAGCAGTAAACCAAGTAGGAGTAGATGTAAACACAGCATCAGCTTCCCTTTTGCAGTATGTATCAGGATTATCGAAAACGGTTGCGGAAAATATAGTAACGATGCGCGGTGAAAATGGAAAGTTTACTTCCCGTGCTCAATTGAAGAAAATTCCACGCTTAGGTGCTAAAACGTACGAACAAGCAATTGGTTTTTTGCGTATTCCAGAAGCGAAAAATCCATTAGACGCAACAGGAATCCATCCGGAGAGTTATAAATTGGCTGAAGAAATTTTACAAGCAGCAAGCTTAACAAAAAAAGATGTAGGAACAGTAAAGGCTGAGCAGGCGATTAGTCAATTAGGATTATCAGCGTTAGGTGAAACATTACAAGTTGGGGAAGTCACATTGAAAGATATTGTAGGGACATTAATGAAGCCATCACGAGATCCCCGAGATGCCTTTCCGCAGCCGTTATTAAAAACGGATGTATTACAAATGAAGGATTTACAAGTTGGTATGGAATTACAAGGAACCGTTCGAAATGTTGTTGATTTTGGCGCATTTGTTGATATCGGCGTTAAACAAGATGGACTCGTTCATATTTCAAAATTACAAAAGGGACGAGTTAAGCACCCATTGGATGTAGTATCTTTAGGTGATATCGTGACTGTTTGGATTGAAAGTGTCGAAGTAAACAAAGGAAGAATATCGCTAACAATGCTTCCACCAGCACTTCAAGAGAGCATTTAA
- the sigB gene encoding RNA polymerase sigma factor SigB, whose product MSRESLPKSSSKEEILQWIAQYQESDSDEAQTNLVIHYKQLVDSLARKYSRGKSYHDDIVQVGMLGLLGAMRRFDPSFGRSFEAFAVPTIVGEIKRFLRDKTWDVHVPRRIKELGPRIKAAVETLTTELQRSPSIHEIANYLEVQDEEVLEAMEMGRSYQALSMDHSIESDSDGSTVTLFDVVGRVDDGFENTNQRMIVADAMNILNERERQIIELTYLEQLSQKEAGERLGISQMHVSRIQRKAIKKLQETIISSGGVSL is encoded by the coding sequence ATGTCGAGAGAATCACTACCTAAAAGCTCGTCAAAAGAAGAAATCCTGCAATGGATAGCACAATATCAAGAATCGGACAGTGATGAAGCGCAAACGAACCTAGTTATACATTATAAGCAATTAGTTGACTCACTTGCTCGTAAATATTCACGCGGCAAATCGTACCATGACGATATTGTTCAAGTAGGGATGCTCGGTTTACTTGGAGCGATGCGACGATTTGATCCTTCATTTGGTAGAAGTTTTGAAGCTTTCGCAGTGCCAACGATTGTTGGGGAAATAAAGCGTTTTTTACGTGATAAAACTTGGGATGTACATGTTCCCCGTCGTATTAAAGAATTAGGACCTCGAATTAAGGCGGCGGTTGAAACGCTTACGACGGAGTTACAACGCTCTCCCTCAATTCATGAAATTGCGAATTACTTAGAGGTACAAGATGAAGAAGTACTTGAAGCGATGGAGATGGGGAGAAGTTATCAAGCGCTCTCGATGGATCATTCCATTGAATCAGATTCAGACGGTAGCACGGTGACCTTATTTGATGTGGTAGGAAGAGTAGATGATGGTTTTGAAAATACAAACCAACGTATGATTGTTGCGGATGCGATGAATATTTTAAATGAAAGAGAACGGCAAATTATCGAGCTTACCTACCTAGAGCAATTAAGTCAAAAAGAGGCTGGTGAACGATTAGGTATTTCGCAAATGCATGTATCACGAATACAACGAAAAGCAATTAAGAAATTACAAGAAACCATTATATCAAGTGGTGGCGTTTCATTATAA
- the rsbW gene encoding anti-sigma B factor RsbW, which translates to MKAFDYIEIRVPAKPQYVSVIRLMISGLAVRVGFSYDEIEDLKIATSEAVTNVVHHAYKENDEGEVVVGCALFEDKIEIMVSDYGMSFNFEEIKSKVGPYREDENIELLREGGLGIYLMETLMDEVKMNNEGGVTVFMTKYVTKEQVKEYVERITT; encoded by the coding sequence ATGAAAGCATTTGATTATATTGAAATTCGGGTGCCAGCGAAGCCTCAATATGTGAGTGTTATTCGTTTAATGATTTCAGGATTAGCAGTACGTGTAGGTTTTTCTTATGATGAGATTGAAGATTTAAAAATTGCGACAAGTGAAGCCGTTACGAATGTTGTACATCATGCCTATAAAGAAAATGATGAGGGTGAAGTTGTAGTAGGGTGTGCGTTATTTGAAGATAAAATTGAAATTATGGTATCTGACTATGGTATGAGTTTTAACTTTGAAGAAATTAAATCGAAAGTGGGACCTTATCGTGAAGACGAAAACATAGAACTTTTACGTGAAGGCGGCCTTGGCATATATTTAATGGAAACTTTGATGGATGAAGTCAAAATGAACAATGAGGGTGGCGTCACTGTTTTCATGACAAAGTATGTCACGAAAGAGCAGGTGAAGGAGTATGTCGAGAGAATCACTACCTAA
- a CDS encoding STAS domain-containing protein, translating into MNVNVQFREDGNVMRGYIEGEIDTFTAPVLCEELETVQIVEGRRVELDLSKVNYMDSTGLGVFVAFYKKVTRENVPLRLVGLSSRLVRLFEITGLSELMSIETDEEVELK; encoded by the coding sequence ATGAATGTTAATGTTCAGTTTAGAGAAGATGGAAATGTGATGAGAGGGTATATTGAGGGGGAAATTGATACATTTACAGCTCCTGTTTTATGTGAAGAGTTAGAAACGGTACAAATTGTTGAAGGCAGACGTGTTGAATTAGACTTGTCTAAAGTAAATTATATGGACAGTACGGGTTTAGGTGTTTTCGTTGCTTTTTATAAGAAAGTAACGCGTGAAAATGTACCATTGCGTCTCGTTGGATTATCGAGTCGCTTAGTGAGGCTATTTGAAATTACTGGTTTAAGTGAATTAATGAGTATCGAAACTGACGAAGAGGTGGAGTTAAAATAA